The Aptenodytes patagonicus chromosome 19, bAptPat1.pri.cur, whole genome shotgun sequence genome contains the following window.
AGCAGTGTAGTTTTTTAAGCTGATTGTGTATCCAGCTCCCATCTGTCTGTAACTCTGGTGTGCTATCCTGTTGAGGGGAAAAGATGTTCCGGTAGGGACACTTGGCAACACTAAAACTCCCGTTTTGGGGAGTTTTGATTACAGACTTGTCAGAATTGTACAGGTGGCTGGCTTCAGTTGGGGAATGCGTATTTTTTGCTGTAACAACTGCCCTAGGGAATATCAACCATTGCACTGGTGCTTTGTAGAGTGgagtgttttgttgttggttgtggCCACTGATGTCGTGTCAACTCTGTGCTGCATGCAGTACTGATGCAGTTCAAAGCAGCCGTAGCAGGTCTTTTCAGGCTTGTGCATTAAATAGCTGCAGGGCAAGTTTTGCAGTTTGGCAAAGCTGTTACTGCAGTTATTTAAAAGGAAGTCTTTAACTCGGGCTCATGGATGTAAAGTTCTTCGGCTCTCTCTCACCGTATGTCACCTCCCATACGTTTTATCGGCTCCTCTGGTCGTGCAGGTGTAACCCCCCGGCCCAAAGCGCTCTCTGTGCGGGTCATCGCTGCCGTCTGGTGGCTGTTCACCATCGCCTTGCTGGCTGCCTACATCGCCAACTTCACCGCGCTGCTGAGCTCTGGCAGTGAGCAGCTCCCAATCCAGACTTTTGAAGATCTTGTGAAGCAAAGAAAGCTTGAGTTTGGGACGCTGGATGGCTCCTCTACTTTCTACTTCTTCAAGGTGCAGAGAATCTACTTGTGCACATACACAGGTGCCGCAGAACTGCTAAGCTGGGGCCAAGGTGTCTAGCTCATGCCTAATGGTCCTTACACCGCCCTCATCACTGTAGACGCCATCAGTTTTCCTGTAATACTTCAAATAATGTGATTGGTATCTGTTTTGTTCATCTCTTCTACCTTTTCTCAGAGAGAAAAGCATGCAGAGGACTATATTTTTATAGTGTATTCTCTTTTGAGAAAGCGGTGCTAGTCTTCAGGGGTTATCCTTGTGTACCTTGAACACGAGGACTGATGTAGGTAATGTCTGGATGCATTAACTGGATGCCTGCAAAGgtggtttttgggggggtgtgggtTTGAAATACTTAATACTTGTATCCCTGTAACACTGTGCATTAGAGAGGAAATCCGTGTTAGCTATATGCTAGTTTTCAGTACAGAGGGCTCAAAGGGCAATGGTTTAAGCACTCCTATTCTCCAAATTGTTTTGCAGCCATTGCACATAGATGCAGTTTTTTTTTGGATGATTGTTTTACACTTCAGTTTGACACTTGGGTTTTTGGGCTGCAGAACTCCAAGAATCCGATCCATCAGATGATCTATGAATATATGGACAAGAGACGAGACCACGTTTTAGTCAAAACTTACCAGGAAGCAGTTCAACGTGTGATGGAATCAAACTATGCCTTCATTGGTGAATCAATCTCTCAAGACCTTGCAGCTGCCAGGCACTGCAATTTGATCAGGGCCCCTGAAGTTATTGGAGCCAGAGGATTTGGCATTGCTACTACCCAAGGTTAGTCATCGTGCACCACTTCTGTCCCACTTTTCCCCTTGGATTTCATGGGTCTGAAGTAGCAGATTGACAGAGGAAAAAGCCCGGCATAGCCAAGTCCTGAAACTTGTACACATTTTCTGCATTAACGCTAGTAATCTAGTATGCACAAATTGGTAACCCTGCTATGCAACGTTTTCATTCTGTAGGTGAATTATCACTAGCACTCGCTGACTCTTACTCTGAACTGTAACGAGCAGAAAATTCCAACTCTCAGGGGTGTCATTggttcctgtgggtttttttggttttgcttcggTCCCAGTAATGCAGAGCTCCTAACGCAGTTAGCAGGGTGGACAGTTTGTTCTCTCGTGGAGCATGACTGCTTGTATTTCTCAAAGTACCTTCACTCGGTCATTATTCTGCAAGTATTATCGTACCTCTATGGATAGGATAGGAATGGTTGTTATCTAAGAAAAGCACTTGGCTTAGTCTGTTGCATTCTGTTTGCAGAATGACCAGCTgacagctgggaagcagcacccaGCTAACCCCGCTTGGTAGTATAGCACCGGATTGCTTAAAAATTACAGTGGCTGTGATCTCTCCcatactcttctttttttgtttctactgCTGCCAGCATCCCTGTGGACTAAGAAGCTCTCCATTGCTGTCCTCAAGCTGCGTGAATCAGGTGATCTTGACTACTTGCGAAACAAGTGGTGGGAGACCAGTTGCCTTCACAAGAGCAGAGACAGATGGAGtcctctgcagccccaggctCTGGGTGGGCTCTTCCTTACTCTTGCAATTGGCCTTGCACTGGGAGTGATTGCAGCTGTGGTGGAGCTGTCAAATAAGAGCAGACATGCTGCTGGACATGTAAAGGTAGGTGATGGGTGTTATCTCCTGTCCTGCCTCCCTGTATCCCTTCTGCTTAGCATGGACAAGCGAGGCACCAGTGCTCCGCTGTGTACAATGCTGGATTCCTGTAGTGATCgtgctttttcaaaggaaagcagtGTGGTGTGGTGAGGGGGGAAGACATGCTATGTATTTACTCTTTAAATCTCTGAAATGTCATAGCTTGGGCTGTGTGATAGTTTTGTAGCCTGCACAAGGTAATGATAATAAAATACGCACCCCGCACCTAAATATTAAGTAGAAACATATACTGTAATTCCTAGGCAGCCAAACTGCATTGCAATGTGCTGAGTGTGTACAGAGGACAGTAAATCATCAATAACAAGTTTATTCCCAAGTATGGCTATTCTTAAGTCATTTGACAAGCAGGAAAACACATGTAAATGAAACTGCACTAGTATCTGAATGTGCACCTTGGTGTTCCTGTTCTCCATCCATCCCAATGGATGGGTTGTGCACGCTTAAAAGGTGGATTCTATGACACAGAACAACTCACCCCCTTGTTTCCtccccttttgtttttcagaaatcttGTTGCTCCgttttcacagaagaaatgtgCACTCGTCTACGTATAAAGGAAAACACAAGACAAAGCCAGGAGACTTCAGGGAGGGCTAATGCTTAAGAATTTTTTGCTTAAGGAATGGGCATGTATTAGGTTTATACCATATCTATGTCATAGGAATTACATCACCGTAGACAGATGTTTTTCTGCAAGTCTAGCGTGTTAGTTTTCTaattacaaacacacacagagagcacTTCTGGATTGGTGGTGGAGCTGggtacagaagaaaattaagtggCTTGGAAGAATTTAAATTGATAAGGGATAGAGTGTAACTGTTAAAAATAAGGGAGGTTAACAACTTGGTAAAATAAAGTTGAGGTGGCTAAGATGGTGGATCCGTATTTAGTTTAGAAGTTTACTATGTAAGTACGTGAACGCCTGCAGGAGTAAGTGACTTGGGATCGGTTAATATGAAGCCTCTGCTTCCTAATTACAGTATGAGGTACGATCTTGAAAATTAAAGCTCTCATCCAACTGTTCTCATCAAGAACAACTGCTTCTTAAACATTTCAGTTATCAATAGACTGTACTCTTCCCCTCTCCTAAGCAGAAGATGCTGGTCACTGTGAAGGTCATTTCTGAATCAGAAACGACAGTACCGTTGCATAAACCCCAAAAATGCAGGACTTCACTGCATTCTCTGCAGTGGCCTAAAACCCGAGAAAGGGAGACCATGCAATTAAGGAACTACTGGACTTAAGAAATGCAAGACACGGACTTGTCCTTTGCCAGCTTCCCGTCATAGGACAAGTTTCCCTGTTTAGCTGTCTTAGTTAACCTGATCAAGAATTATTTAGGAAGAAGATTGATAGTTGAAATCCAACAGTACTAGAGCATGAAGCTTGGTAATCAGTCAATTAAAATGAAGTACAAGTTCACCAGGCAAAGGTTGAGGCAGTGAGCAATGGGTATTTTGCATCATTCTCTTGCTCTCAAAGAATCTTTGAAATTCATGGGGAACAGTTCTCAGCTGCATATTAAGTAGTTTTCTAATtaagctgttttcatttcagagcgGGAATGACTGATGCATGAACATGCTGGTTTGCAAATTCATGGTTAAATCACTCCATTTATGTACTGCGTatctgacagaggaaaaaaaaaagcaaattcagttACTTGGAAATGGCTTTAACTGCACGGCATGAACAAAGACTAATTCGCATCAGTCCCAGCATTAAATAACTGAAGGCAACAGAAACTAACGTGCCTGTGGCAGGAAAATAGCTGGGTGCTCCTGAATAAAGCACTACACGTTCGCTTTGAGGGTAACTTAGTGAGACTCAACTTCCAACTACTGCTAAGTAATTTAGTACAGGTGCAGAATTCCCCTCCCACCCAACTGTTAGCAAGAACAAAGAGTGAAAGCAATAGGAGTTACAAGTTCTTCCAACTGCTGGTAAACTAGTGCTGTTCAGTTATCTGCTACGTGCTCTCAGGTCATGACAGTtctattttaaatacagcttAAGCAATGCTTGCTAGGTTAGAAGGTGGATCAGTCCTTCAATCAAATTAACCGCAAAGAGCATGAAACATTTTAGGTAAGTTTAAAAGCTGACATGGAAAACGCAATGTCAGATTCCCTCAGCACTTTAAAAACTATTTGGTATGTATGTGCCATGTCATTGCTGGCAGAGTAGGCGGATATGTATAAAAAAAGGTTTCAttgacatttaaatatatttctatatgaaTGtctcacagaacaaaaaaataaagtcttttcaTCACAAATACTGCAGCATTAAAATAAACACTTACCAAAATAAACAATGAgtgatatacatatatatatttgagtGTGTATACTATAGAGTGGATCATATTGTTGCTTTTTAAGTCACAAAAGCACAATATAAATACGGAATTTCCTGTGAACTCTTTTCCCTGttgtaataaaaatacattctttacaGTTAAAGTAAAACTAGTGCAAGTCCATTCTGCTGCTCCTGTTCACGCAGTTGACCAGATCCACATCATTTACATGGCACTTCATACTTAAAAATGACACTGAAAATTTTCCCTCCGAGACGATCAGCAAGCCAGGAGTTTTTGATAACAGCAAGCTTGAGGCTCTCGCACTTCAAAGCCGCGTAGTAATTCGTGTGGATGGCACGGCCCATGCCTTCAATGATAACCAAGTCTGTCTTCCGCTCTCTGACCAGCACAGCCAAACCTTTATCCAGGCGGCTGAAACGAGAGGTCTGCTTTAGAAACAGTCATCCTTACACACGCTGCAGATGAAAGCCAGGCTGTTCTAAGGGCTTTATCATTTACATAAAACGTGGTGGGATATGGCATTTCAGGTGGAATTACTGATGCCAATAAACAGGAAcactttaaagcaaagaaaatgaggtTGAAACAtagttttaaaagcttcattaaaTGCATGCAGAATTGGGATTTCCCAGAAAACATAGGTAAGTTCTGTCTCCAGTAGAGAaactcataaaaaataaataggttAACAACATGAAATGCTTCTTATAGTCAAGTGGATTTCTTGGTCACAGGCAGGATTTGACATCATAACTAAGCTGCTCATGAAACCGACAATGTGTCATTGCTGAACACAGACGTGATAAGATGTCCAACAACTACTGAGGCTTGATCAATATTACAAGTCTGTAAATCCAGATTAAGCACCTCTTAACGGTTCTGCGGAAGTGATTCGTATCAGGAAAGGTGGCTGAGCTACTCCAGAGCTAAGGCCCTGAACATCCTGCAGCTGATGGAGACAAATAACAAATTGGTACTTTGCCAATATACCTTAGATCTAGACACGGAGAACTCGAACCTGTCTGAACCAACAGCAGCTTCTCTTCCCTCAGTGcagatctttatttaaaaaaaaaaaaaaagacaaaaatgttaaacAGCCACCTCAGCAGGGTCATGCAAGTCTGGTAATAAGCCAGACGCCAATGAATATCTAAGTCTTCTTTGCAAAGGCTTCTTTTCCTGCTAGGACTTCACCAAGAAACATAATGTTTCCTTGAGCAAAAGCATTACTTAGCTCTGTATCCTCTACCAGGGCTACTCTATAtgtgaaatatatgtattttcctcTATTCTTTTTAACATAGAAAATTTATGTTTTAGTAGCTCACGTGCTTATCAGGGAAGACACAGACAAGAAATATAATTATGGATGTTCAAGAGAGATCTGATCTCTGCATTTTTCACCTTAATGAAAGTAAATGATCTGCCTTAGCTTACTTCCAGGTTGCAGATTTCAGACACTAATAAACATGGTTAAACATGAACTAAGTATGTAACAAGGAACTTGCTTTGTCCTTCTATGTACTGTACGATACATAATGAAGACTGGTTATATGCTTACTGAATAACCGGGTCCATGGCTGCTATCCGTTCAGTAACAATCAGGGATTCGCTGTAAGTGACATCATTTAGGGCAGGGCCAGAGTTACAAGCCAATATAACCTGAGGTAAAGATGTTGAGAGAGTTCACCAATTAATGCAGTCACGTATGGTGTTGGAgctgcttgtttgtttaaaaaaatcaccattgCCTGACGTTTTACAAAAGAGGAGGTGCGAAGAGAAAGGCTGGAGGCCCAGTCCTCATTTTCCCTCAGTTAACCGGCTATTTCAGGTCATCTGACATTATAGACCCCCATTCAGCAAACTTAGGTCTGGCAGAGGCTCGCTCTGCTTTGCTACCTTTCACAGTCTACTTAAAGTTAGACTTTGGAGTTCCAGGGATTTGGATTATTCCTGATTTAGCTGTTAGGAGCCAGTCTGGTAAAGGGTACTGCTGGTAGGTAGTTAACAAACCTTTCACCAATTACCAAAGCTCCATTACATAGCAAATTCGCAATGAAAACCACTTACCTCTGTCCCTCTAGAAAGGAGCTCTCTGACAAAAGGAAAGACTCCTAAAATTATGTCTATTCCACTGTTATCTGCGAAAATTAAGGCACATTTATGAGGGGGACCCTCCTGTAAGACAAAACCAATGTATTCAGGATTGAGTTCACAATTCACTTCAGTGAATAGTTTCTGTTATTTAGAACTACTCACTTTAAGACTCCACATCTTATACCCTTAAGTGACTGGCAGTTTTGGTTATCTAGCAGCAGCATAACTCATCAGAACATCCCCTACCCTCAATCTTGGGAGAAATCGGTTTCCCTAACATTGTCTTTGCACAGTTATTTAAAACAGCCTTTAATTACTTTACTTTGTTTGAGAGAGGTCGTTCAAACTCCAGTAGTAAAACCTACACCTGCCAATTACAGACCTGCCTAACTCCAGCAGCTCTGAACAGGACCGTACTTCAGAGGCTTCGGAACAGTGGGTAGTCAGGCCTGTAACCCTACTGTTTGGGGGCTAGGTTATGGCTAGCGTTTTGTTATGCCATGCAGCTGGAGAATACCATTCtctaaaatagaagcagcagcatgggCAGCTGCCTACGTGAACGCGTTGGTTATCAGGGTAAACCTACCTTTGTGGCTGTTTTAAGCTAGCATGCTGTAGGGTGAACAGGATTCCCTTCTGCCAGGAAAGGGCAGGATGGACTGCTGGGGGCAGTGACATCCTAAAATGGAAAGATATTTCCTATTCTCCATTAACCTTTTAATTTGTTCTAAAGCTGACGTTAGGAAACTTAGTTCACGCCAGTTCGTACCAGCAGAAAAATTTTTATAGTGAACAATGCTTAATTCCTAATAAAAAATTCAGGACAGTGGTTGAAGTTCCTTAATTATCACTGTTACACAAGATTAGCTGATACTTTTGTTTTAAGATGTAATATGCAATGATTTGTAATAGTCTAATACCAAACCTTTTGGCTATCATTTCCAACGTAGGGAtttacacaaagaaacaaaagcttttcaaTTAACCTTAATTAAATAGTAATAGAGATCACATGGGGCAAAAAAGCTTTGCTAATTGATAGGTTAATTACTTTCAGCAAGTTCCTAAATTGTCAGTTTTAGATTGGCTACTCAGATGGGAGGAACAATCCAAGCATTACATTTGGACCCAAGTTTTCTAAATTACAGGTCTAGTTGTATAGAAATGAGTGCCCTGATAAAGAAGGGACACAATATGGTCACAATATGGTCACTTTGGAACAGCTTTGAAAGCAGCTGGGTTCCAAATACTGCAGTTTCTGAAGGAATTCAGCAAAGCAGCTTGGTAAGTAATGATGTGTCAGACTAattccttttattcctttatGGTAAGGCTGCTGAATTACTGGTACTGTGGTATCAGAGTTTATTTTGAGTTGTCTGAACGAGGTTCTgttaaatccattaaaaaaacgAGATTAATAAGGTGATTTTATGATTAATGTATTTAACTGCTCAATGGTTAGTAACAATCGTGGAGTCGTACCTTCAGTCGCTCTAGCCACTGACTGTAGGAATCTTCTAACCAGGGACGTTCTGTACCACACACAAAATCATGTTAGCATTTCTTTTAGGCGAACAGCGATTCTGTACATTATGAAAAGCAGGAGGTGTCTCTTTACAGATGCTTCAGGACTAAAGCATTTGAGCTCAGGTTTTGAATGTTAAACGTGTCGATTCAAAGAGTTCCTGAGCCCTTAATTATGGGAATAGCTCAATTACAGCAGTCTTGAAATGGAATTTTCATAATAAAGCAATGGAATCATGCAAGTTGGCTACCGTAACGACTCATCCTAGGATGGATGGTGTTGTACGTCCCGGGACACTATCTCCTTGGCAGGATTAGAACAGTTATGAAAAACAGCATAGGCAAGATACTCTGAATATCTGTGCAGCTAAGACTTGTGTTCAAGGAGAGAGGTTTTTAGATTTCGATTCCTTTGGAACACGAACAGGAATATTCCACCGAAACTCTGTAGCCTGTATTTCAGCTAACCCTAGCAATTACCAATGATTTCTTGTCatctgggcagcagagctgccacaACAAACATGTTCACACTCTTCTCCACTCTCATATTAACACAATATCCAGTTCCAACCACCACCACAGATCTCCCTGTACCTTGTAGCTTTGACTTGGCTTCTTCAAATCCAAATTGTGGCTCAGATTCCAGAACACTGtatcagaagagaaataaagggTACACAGTTAAGCAACTTCATCTCACATAAATATAATTCAAACATTTCTTTAGCAGGTGGTCAGCAATTTTATTGCATCGGTTATAATGGGGAGCATGGACAGGTCCAATGACTGAGAAACAGATACTCAGTGCTTATGTTACAAACAAAAGGCTCAGATGTGCATTAAATTAGCGTTCTTATGCTAAAAGAAAAAGGCTTCAGCAATATACAAATGTTTGCAGGCACTAGACTACAGGCAAAAAAGACATCCTTTGGTCTGCAGACCACCATAAAACAGCCATGTTCTAAAATATCTGCATGGTAAAACAGTGCTTTACAAAGTCTAATTTGAAGACTGGTCTACAAAGTTTTTTAAAGTTGTACCTGcgtgggaaaaaaaggaattaaaacctACTGCTATTGGCTATACGTATAGTAAAGCAGCCCCAAACACTCAGGTGGTGATGAGGATTTATGTAATGAGATGGCTGGATTCTAAGCTGTCGGTTAAAATATGACACCACGTGGGGAACACTTGCCAGTCAAGTCTCCTAAAGCTCCTTAAGTCTAGTACTAAGTGACATTTAACTCGGTCTGTGTCTCTTAGTTCCCTCCTTAAAGAGGATGAGAACGAGAGCTACGCTAACACGAGTGGCAAGTAGACGAACTGCTCTAACTGGTGTCAGTTCAAGTTTCTGGTTGTGGGCAACGTCAGAAGTAACACAAGACTAAGAACGCCCACGTAGCCTTGAATCACCTTGTTTTTAATGGACTTTTCTTGGTTTAATCAGAGGGAAAACTCCTCAAAGatgcaggaagggaaaggaagtgcTGAATGTCAGCTGTAAAACACTGTCCCTCTCCCATGCTCTTGGATCTATATTATCAGCCCCACAAAAAGAAAGTTCTAGaattgaaaaatcaaaaatatttcaagactGTTGACATTAATATCCTCGAATGAATTCACGGCTGCTGAcaggatataaggaaaaaagctCTCCAAATAGTAATAGAAATGTATGTTGATCGAAAATAATTAGTATTTAGTCATCAAAAGAGACCACCCAACCTAACTTACAGCCCACGGAATATATCCCGTGATATCAGGACAACTGGAGGTTGCAGAAGAATAGCTTATTTTCTATTCTAGGAGCATGGTACAACAGGTACCCAAAAGCAGTGCTAATAACAATGCTACAAGCAAAGCAGCCAGACTGGAGTATTAAATGCTCTGTCACTTAATCCAAACATTCACAGCAACACGTCTGCCAGATTTAAAGGGTGGAAATGTAAACTTTCCCGCACCACAACAATGCTTGTAAATAAAGAACCAACATTTGATCAAGGCGAAATACAAACCACAATTAAAGTTAGATGGgtacactttattttctttaaaaaaagaac
Protein-coding sequences here:
- the LOC143169131 gene encoding putative glutamate receptor: MDKGLHFMFCVITTMLLLRESSQTGTTRNDDAVGKGTDSRGREEGLPTLIVTTILEDPYVMLRSAELEGYCIDLLKALAAMLHFSYKVKVVGDGQYGAVSPNGNWTGMIGEILRQEADIAVAPLTVTSAREEVVSFTTPFLQTGIGILLRKDTVSQEMSFFHFLAPFSKETWTGLLFAYVLTCFCLFLVARLSPCEWNEPKNEENHFTFLNSLWFGAGALALQGVTPRPKALSVRVIAAVWWLFTIALLAAYIANFTALLSSGSEQLPIQTFEDLVKQRKLEFGTLDGSSTFYFFKNSKNPIHQMIYEYMDKRRDHVLVKTYQEAVQRVMESNYAFIGESISQDLAAARHCNLIRAPEVIGARGFGIATTQASLWTKKLSIAVLKLRESGDLDYLRNKWWETSCLHKSRDRWSPLQPQALGGLFLTLAIGLALGVIAAVVELSNKSRHAAGHVKKSCCSVFTEEMCTRLRIKENTRQSQETSGRANA